Proteins encoded together in one Macadamia integrifolia cultivar HAES 741 chromosome 8, SCU_Mint_v3, whole genome shotgun sequence window:
- the LOC122087017 gene encoding (+)-neomenthol dehydrogenase-like — protein MDSSITGSAKKRIAVVTGASKGIGLETCRQLASNGVLVVLTARDEKRGIEAVENLIGSRCSDVIFHQLDVTDPSSIASMANFIKTQFGKLDILVNNAGFTEVLIDGDALSAVMAGDGDIEAKFAKWKEVTTQTYELTEECLKANYNGIKQVTEALLPFLHISDSPRIVNVSSSAGKSKNISNAWAKEVLSNGDSLTEESVDEVLNQFVKDFKEGLLESKGWPEILSAYTVSKATMNAYTRILAKKLVPGFHINCVCPGYVKTDINCNTGVLTVEEGAESVVKLALLPDDGPSGLFFVRSEVSPFD, from the exons GGGATAGGATTGGAGACATGTCGACAGTTAGCCTCTAATGGAGTTCTGGTGGTCTTAACTGCTAGAGATGAGAAAAGGGGTATTGAAGCTGTTGAAAATCTCATAGGGTCAAGATGCtctgatgtgatttttcatcagCTTGATGTAACGGACCCTTCTAGTATTGCTTCAATGGCAAATTtcatcaaaacccaatttggaAAGCTTGATATTTTG GTGAATAACGCAGGATTTACTGAAGTCTTAATAGACGGAGATGCTCTGAGTGCGGTGATGGCAGGGGATGGTGAT ATAGAAGCCAAGTTTGCCAAATGGAAGGAAGTAACGACACAGACTTACGAGTTAACAGAAGAATGTCTGAAAGCAAACTACAATGGCATCAAACAAGTGACTGAAGCACTTCTTCCCTTCCTTCATATTTCTGATTCGCCCAGAATTGTTAACGTTTCTTCCTCAGCTGGGAAGTCAAA GAATATCTCAAATGCCTGGGCTAAGGAGGTGCTAAGTAATGGGGATAGCCTCACAGAAGAGAGTGTGGATGAGGTGTTGAACCAGTTTGTGAAGGATTTCAAGGAGGGCTTGTTAGAAAGTAAAGGTTGGCCTGAAATTCTATCTGCCTACACAGTTTCTAAGGCAACTATGAATGCTTATACAAGGATTTTAGCAAAGAAGCTCGTCCCAGGGTTCCATATAAATTGTGTATGCCCAGGCTATGTCAAAACTGACATTAATTGCAATACTGGGGTGTTAACTGTTGAAGAAGGTGCAGAAAGTGTTGTGAAGTTGGCTCTGCTGCCTGATGATGGACCTTCTGGTCTTTTCTTTGTTAGGTCTGAAGTATCCCCTTTTGATTAA
- the LOC122087701 gene encoding phosphomannomutase produces the protein MMAGRKAGLIALFDMDGTLTAPRKVVTPKMFEFMQRLREVVTVGVVGGSDLAKISEQLGKTVINDYDYVFSENGLIAHKDGKLIGSQSLKSFLGEEKLKEFINFTLHYIADLDIPLKRGTFIEFRSGMLNVSPIGRNCSQEERVEFEKYDKVHNVRPKMVSVLQEKFAHLNLTFSIGGQISFDVFPSGWDKTFCLRYLEDFHEIHFFGDKTYKGGNDYEIYESERTVGHTVTSPEDTAEQCTALFLGKEARSL, from the exons ATGATGGCCGGGAGGAAGGCAGGTCTGATTGCCTTATTCGATATGGATGGAACACTTACGGCTCCAAGGAAG GTAGTGACTCCAAAGATGTTCGAGTTTATGCAGAGACTTCGAGAG GTTGTTACGGTTGGAGTAGTGGGAGGATCTGATCTTGCTAAGATATCAGAGCAGCTTGGAAAGACAG TTATTAATGACTATGATTATGTATTTTCTGAAAATGGTCTTATTGCTCACAAAGATGGGAAGCTTATTGGCAGTCAG AGCTTGAAGTCATTCTTGGGAGAAGAAAAACTCAAG GAATTTATTAATTTCACACTTCATTATATTGCTGACTTGGACATACCATTAAAAAG GGGAACATTCATTGAATTCCGAAGTGGGATGCTTAACGTATCACCAATTGGAAGAAATTGCAGTCAAGAAGAGAGGGTTGAGTTTGAAAAGTATGATAAG GTTCACAACGTACGGCCAAAAATGGTCTCTGTGCTTCAAGAGAAGTTTGCTCACCTTAACTTGACATTTTCAATTGGAGGACAGATAAGCTTTGAT GTATTCCCCAGTGGTTGGGACAAGACCTTTTGTTTGAGATACCTTGAGGATTTTCATGAAATCCACTTCTTTGGGGACAAAACTTACAAG GGTGGAAATGACTACGAAATTTATGAATCAGAGAGAACTGTGGGTCACACAG TCACCAGCCCTGAGGATACAGCGGAACAATGCACAGCTCTCTTCCTTGGCAAGGAAGCCagaagcctctaa